A segment of the Symmachiella macrocystis genome:
AGCGCTCCGGGTAATTGCGGTGCAATGAGCCGTCCCGCACCACCGGTGACGACAATCGTGGCTTCTGCAGGGAGCGTTTCGCGCAGATGTTGGATCAATTCACGTATGGCGCCCAATTGCCCCCAAAACAATCCGCTCCGCAGGGCATCACGCGTGTTTTTGCCCAGTGCTGCGGGAGGCTCGCCAACGATTTCGTCGTTCGAGATACGAGGCAACAAAGCTGTGTATTGATGGAGTGCCTGCGAACAAAGTTGAAATCCCGGCAAAATCGCCCCGCCCTCGAAGGCGCCGGTTGTGGATATGACATCCACCGTTGTCGCTGTCCCGGAATCGACGATGATCATTGGTGATTCAGGCGGCCGAATCACATTGGCAGCCACTGCATTGAGCAGGCGATCGACACCGACAGTCCGCGGTGAATCCACATGGAGTTCAATCGGCAACACGAACGGATTATCGATCACCTGCGGATTGGGCCAACCGGTCGCCGGCCAACCATCGAGGACCTTATCGCGCCCCCGGGGGTTCACGCCCCCTAGGATCACCGCCACCACTTCGCCATGGATTTTCTGAGTCCAGCGTGCCAATTCATTCCAGGGGACCGAAGCATCCACCTCGACTGCCATCGATCGCAAATACTCCGGCAAGCGCCGTTCGCTCCGCGCGCGGCCATTTTTCTCAAAGAGTCCCAACTTAATGCGGCTGTTGCCAACATCGATCGCGACCAACAATTCTCGGGAAGGATGATTCAACGGAACAGCCGGCTACGTGGTAGGGAGATGAAAAATGAAGCGAAACCCGTTTCGCAATTTGAGAATCGGTTTCGCGATATGAGTGAGTTCCTCATTATTGGCGAAAAACCACATGAATAACAATCCCAGCAAGGGCCGGATCGGCTCAGAATTGCCGCAATAACCCATCAATCGATGCCGATATTCGTGAATTCTTGGATCCGCTCCGTAATCGCCGTTTCCACCGGCAGGCGTTCCATGCTGCTGGCCCCATAAAAGCCTACAATCCCTTCGGTGTTGTCCAAAATATACTGCGCATCAGCCGGTTCGGCGATCGGCCCGCCGTGGCACAGCACCATAATCTCGGGATTGATTCGCTTTGCCGCATCGTGCATCTCCTGCACCCGGCGAGCCGCTTCCTCCAGAGTGATCGCCGTTTCGGCTCCGATGCTGCCTTTGGTCGTCAGCCCCATATGCGGAATCAGAATATCCGCCCCCGCCTCAGCCATCGCGGTTGCTTCGTCGGGATTGAAGGCATACGGCGAGGTCAGTAGCCCCAATTCGTGCGCCTGTCGAATCATGTCGACTTCCAACCCGTAACTCATCCCGGTCTCTTCCAGATTCGCCCGGAATGTGCCGTCGATCAGTCCCACAGTGGGGAAATTCTGCACTCCCGCAAAACCGGCCCGCTGCACGTCCTGCAGAAAGGACGACATCACCCGAAACGGATCCGTCCCACATACCCCGGCCAAAACCGGTGTGTCAGGCACGACCGGCAACACCTCGCGAACCATCTCCATCACGATCCCATTGGCATCACCATACGGCATCAACCCCGCTAACGACCCGCGGCCCGCCATGCGAAACCGGCCGGAATTGTAAATGATGATCAAATCAATCCCACCGGCCGCCTCCAATTTAGCACTGATCCCGGTGCCGGCGCCACCACCAATGATCGGTTTCCCGGCAGCGACCTTTGCGCGGAGGGTTTCCAGAATGTTTTCACGTGTGTGTTGGGTCATGGGATTTGGGGGTTGTGGTGATTGAATGCCCCCCGGCAAAGTCGGGGGCTGATAACGGGTGGGGAATGATTCGCAATTTCCATCAGCCCCCGGCTCCGCCGGGGGGTTCGGATGTTTTGCGGGATCGCAAAATGTCCAACAACACCGTCGCCGCAGCTGTGGCGAATTCGGCATCGTTAATATGCCTGTCAATCTCCAAAACATCAACAGCGCCGCAATGCGCGTGAATGCTCTCAAACAACGCCGCCCTCGCCGCCGGATCGTCAAACGGTTGTCCCTCCGCATCAATCGCCGAGACCCCTTGCAGCGGCAGCAGAATCTTCACCGGCCCAGTCGCCGCAGCCGCCTTACGGGCGATTTCCTCGCCCAGTCGGCGATTTTCTTCCGGCGTGGTCCGCATCAGCGTCACGGTGGGGTTATGTGTATACAACTTGCGGTCCGAGAATTCGTCGGGAATGCTCTCGGCCGGGCCAAAATTGACCATGTCGGTCGCTCCCACCGAGATGACTTGCGGGATGCCTGCACGTCCGGCAGCCGTCAGGCGGTCGGGACCGGCGGAGAGGACGCCCCCCACCAACTCATCGGCCAACTCGGTCGTGGTGATGTCCAACACGCCGGCAAGCAGCCCCTCAGAAATGAGCGACTCCATCGCCTCACCGCCATTGCCGGTGGCGTGAAACACAAGCACTTCATAGCCCGCCTCTTCCAACACGCTGCGGGCCTGTTCAATACAGGGCGTCGTGACGCCGAACATCGTGGCGGCAATCAGCGGTTTGTCGTCGGTCCGCTGATCGGAAACGGTATTCAACGTCACCATACCCGCCATGGCCCGCGCGGCGTTTCCCAACACGGCGCGACTGATACGATTGATCCCCGCGATGTCAACCACCGCATTGAGCATCAAAATATCCTTGTCCCCCACATACGGCCGGACCTGCCCCGAGGCCAGCGTACTGACCATCAATTTGGGGATTCCCACCGGCAGTCGCCGCATGGCGGAAGTCGCAATCGTGGTCCCCGCCGATCCCCCCAGCCCCAGCACCGCATCGACCGCGCCGGTGGCGTGCCGCTGCGCGATCAACTCCGCCACCCCTTGCGCCGCCAACGTGATCGCCGCCCCCCGGTCACCCGCAGCACGTACCTTAGCCAACGAAGTCCCGGCAAGTTCAAAAACCGTTTCACGCGAAATGTCGGCGGCAATCTGCGGTTCGCCGAGACAGCCCGCATCGACAACCACAATCTCCGCCACGCCGTAAGCGCGCAACTGCTCCCGAACGAAATCCGTCTCCGTCCCTTTGGTATCCAACGTACCAATCAGATAAACCGCCATCGAAGAATTATCCCCGCGACACAGTGAGTGCACACCTAAAAATCTCCCTCTCCCCCTGGGAGAGGGCCGGGGTGAGGGGCAAACAACCAACAGCAGACACCTCTTCAAACCCCAATCACTCCGCAACCCCATCCTTGTGTCCCAAAATCGCCGCTTCATCAAAAACCGCATGGTTAATGATCGTCCGCACCCCTGACGTGTACACGATATGAATCTTGCCGTCGCGAGTTTGAATCGCCACCGGATAGGCGGTCGTGTCTCCCGGGATGTTCACGATGTTTCGCCGGTGTGGCCAAGACTTATCGTTGTCGGTCGAGATCGCCACGGTGAGCGGCATCCGTTCTCCCTCGTTATTGTCGTTCCACACCATCAGCAGGTGGCCGTTTTTGAGTTTGATGAAGTCCAGCGCCGAGTTGGGATTCTTAAACTCCGTCGGTTCCCCTTTGCTCCAGGTCCGCCCCCCATCGTGCGACTCGCTACGATAGGCGACGCCCCCCTCTTTGAGCGGTCCAAACCGTCCGCCGCGACGGATGTAGGTGATCAAATAGTCATCATCGATCTGCACTGGCGAGGCTTGTAGATTGCCGATTTGGGAATAGATGCGATTCGTCGGCGTCCACGTTTTTTTCTTAGGGTTGTATCGCAAGAAATAACTACAGGTATCCGCAGCCGTTCCTTCACGGTCTTCGCCCGTCTCGTGATACAGCGGCAAAAAGTAGTCGCCGTCATTGAGCACAATCGGGGCGCTGCGTGCCATCGTTCCTTCTTCGAAGGACAGCAGATGCGAGTCGGACCAGGTCTTTGCCCCATCTTTGGAAATTTTGTATTTAACCCGCGCGGAGGACCACGTGGGGCCGTAATTCGTCACGTAGAATAACCAGACCGTCCCGTCCGGCGCCTGCCAGATGGCGCCGTTTCCGTCCGAGCGATCCGGCGTGTCGGCGATGACCACCGGTTTGGTCCACTCCGTCGCCCCCTTCACCAGACGCGTGCCGTAGACAGCCGTGTCCCCTTCGTACTCGCCTGCGCCTCCATAGTAGGCGATATACAGGTCGCCATTGTCCAACTCGG
Coding sequences within it:
- a CDS encoding type III pantothenate kinase; the protein is MNHPSRELLVAIDVGNSRIKLGLFEKNGRARSERRLPEYLRSMAVEVDASVPWNELARWTQKIHGEVVAVILGGVNPRGRDKVLDGWPATGWPNPQVIDNPFVLPIELHVDSPRTVGVDRLLNAVAANVIRPPESPMIIVDSGTATTVDVISTTGAFEGGAILPGFQLCSQALHQYTALLPRISNDEIVGEPPAALGKNTRDALRSGLFWGQLGAIRELIQHLRETLPAEATIVVTGGAGRLIAPQLPGALHYPYLALQGLVIVGND
- a CDS encoding phosphoenolpyruvate hydrolase family protein — its product is MTQHTRENILETLRAKVAAGKPIIGGGAGTGISAKLEAAGGIDLIIIYNSGRFRMAGRGSLAGLMPYGDANGIVMEMVREVLPVVPDTPVLAGVCGTDPFRVMSSFLQDVQRAGFAGVQNFPTVGLIDGTFRANLEETGMSYGLEVDMIRQAHELGLLTSPYAFNPDEATAMAEAGADILIPHMGLTTKGSIGAETAITLEEAARRVQEMHDAAKRINPEIMVLCHGGPIAEPADAQYILDNTEGIVGFYGASSMERLPVETAITERIQEFTNIGID
- a CDS encoding Tm-1-like ATP-binding domain-containing protein encodes the protein MAVYLIGTLDTKGTETDFVREQLRAYGVAEIVVVDAGCLGEPQIAADISRETVFELAGTSLAKVRAAGDRGAAITLAAQGVAELIAQRHATGAVDAVLGLGGSAGTTIATSAMRRLPVGIPKLMVSTLASGQVRPYVGDKDILMLNAVVDIAGINRISRAVLGNAARAMAGMVTLNTVSDQRTDDKPLIAATMFGVTTPCIEQARSVLEEAGYEVLVFHATGNGGEAMESLISEGLLAGVLDITTTELADELVGGVLSAGPDRLTAAGRAGIPQVISVGATDMVNFGPAESIPDEFSDRKLYTHNPTVTLMRTTPEENRRLGEEIARKAAAATGPVKILLPLQGVSAIDAEGQPFDDPAARAALFESIHAHCGAVDVLEIDRHINDAEFATAAATVLLDILRSRKTSEPPGGAGG
- a CDS encoding sialidase family protein; its protein translation is MKTFISALVLLAFTPALHAADDITVQRVHGPEIPGKYKHPATITELDNGDLYIAYYGGAGEYEGDTAVYGTRLVKGATEWTKPVVIADTPDRSDGNGAIWQAPDGTVWLFYVTNYGPTWSSARVKYKISKDGAKTWSDSHLLSFEEGTMARSAPIVLNDGDYFLPLYHETGEDREGTAADTCSYFLRYNPKKKTWTPTNRIYSQIGNLQASPVQIDDDYLITYIRRGGRFGPLKEGGVAYRSESHDGGRTWSKGEPTEFKNPNSALDFIKLKNGHLLMVWNDNNEGERMPLTVAISTDNDKSWPHRRNIVNIPGDTTAYPVAIQTRDGKIHIVYTSGVRTIINHAVFDEAAILGHKDGVAE